A region of Anoplopoma fimbria isolate UVic2021 breed Golden Eagle Sablefish chromosome 24, Afim_UVic_2022, whole genome shotgun sequence DNA encodes the following proteins:
- the rps14 gene encoding 40S ribosomal protein S14 yields the protein MAPRKGKEKKEEQVISLGPQVAEGENVFGVCHIFASFNDTFVHVTDLSGKETICRVTGGMKVKADRDESSPYAAMLAAQDVAQRCKELGITALHIKLRATGGNRYLSVCLPVCLSTRLSVCLHVCSVYSVEPRITNWPQRALNL from the exons ATGGCTCCTCGTaaagggaaggagaagaaggaggagcaggTGATCAGTCTGGGTCCTCAGGTGGCTGAAGGAGAGAACGTGTTTGGAGTTTGTCACATCTTCGCCTCCTTCAACGACACCTTCGTCCACGTCACCGACCTCTCCGGGAA GGAGACGATCTGCCGTGTGACCGGCGGGATGAAGGTGAAGGCCGACAGAGACGAGTCGTCTCCGTACGCCGCCATGTTGGCCGCTCAGGACGTCGCCCAGCGCTGCAAAGAGCTCGGCATCACGGCGCTGCACATCAAGCTGAGGGCCACCGGGGGCAACaggtacctgtctgtctgtttacctgtctgtctgtctacccgtctgtctgtctgtctacacgtctg TTCAGTTTATtctgtagagcccagaatcacaaattggcctcagagggctttaaatctgtGA